Below is a genomic region from Streptomyces roseoviridis.
CGCTGGTCGTCGGGCTGCTGTTCGCCGCCGAGTTCCTGTCCTGCGTCGGCGTGATGGTGGTCGACGTCGCGGCGGGTTCCTTGCAGATGGCGCTGATACCCGACGCCATCCGGTCCCGGGTGATGGGGGCGTTCCGGACGCTGAACCACGGCTTCCGGCCGGTCGGCGCACTCGTCGGAGGTCTGCTCGGCGCCGGCCTCGGACTGCGGCCCACGCTGTGGATCGCGACCGTCGGCGCGGTGTTCGCGGTGCTGTGGGTGCTGCCCTCGCCGCTGTCGCGGCTGCGGGACCTGCCGGAGAAGGCGTCCGTCGTCCCGCAGCCGTGAACGAGGCCGGGCGGACGTCGGTGGCGACTTCCCCAATTCGGACCTCCGGTAACACTTACGCCGTTTGCCTCGAACGCCGCAACAGTGATCGAATGCGTCTTCGTCGAAGCAAAAAGGCGTGTGCGGTTTGTCCGGGGGTACGTGAAAGTGTTCGGTCTGTTCGGTAAGAGTGGTGGGCGAGCCTCCCGGGGCGGCCCGCTGGCGGGACTGCCCGTGCCGCGGTCGGCGGGCGTCCTGAGCTGCCGGGTGCTCGACCCCGTCAGCGAGCCGGTCCGCCAGGCCGGGTTCGTGCTCACCGACACCGCGGGCCGCAAGGTCCTGGCCGGGGAGACCGACCCGTACGGCAGCGTCCTCGCGACCGTGCCGGCCGGCGAGTACCGGCTCGCGGTCACGGCGGAGGGCTACACCCCGTACCACGGAAACGCCCTGGTCACCGAGAACGCCCACGCGGGCCTCGGCGACGTACTGCTCCAGATCGCTCCCCAGCAGCCGCTGCCCGAGCCGGGCGACTGGGAGATCGACCCGATGCACTCCCAGATCGGCTTCACCGCCCGGCACATCGGCCTCGCCCGGATCCACGGCCGGTTCAACGCCTTCGCGGGCGCCGTCCGCATCGCGGAGCGCATGGAGCGGTCCGCCCTGCACGTCGTGATCGACGCCGCCTCCATCGACACCGGTGTGCGGATGCGCGACGACCACCTGCGCTCAGGCGACTTCCTCGACGTCGGCGCCTACCCGACGATGGAGTTCTTCAGCGAACGCTTCGTCCACAAGGGCGGCAGCCGCTGGGCCGTGACCGGCGCCCTCACCCTGCACGGCGTCAGCCGCACGGTCACCCTCGACACCCAGTACCTGGGCCTCGGCAACGGGCTGCAGGGCGAGAGGCGGTGCGCCTGCCGGGCCACCACCGAACTGCACCGCGAGGACTTCACCCTGACCTGGCAGACGCTGCTCGCGCGCGGCATCGCCGCGGTCGGCTCCAGCATCACCGTGGACCTGGACATCCAGATCGTGCCCAAGGCCGCGGCACCGGCCTGACGCCCTACGGCGCCTCCAGCCAGCCCTCGTACTCGGCCGCCAGCTCGTCCAGCGCCGCCGGATCCAGCCGGCCCTCGGGATCCTCGACCACCACCAGCCACTGGGCGTCCTCGGCGTCGTCCTCACCCGCCAGAGCGTCCCGGACGAGCTGCGGCTCCTCGGCCACGCCGAAGCGGTCGGGCAGCTCCTCGGCGACCTCCTCGGCCGCGTCGCGGTCGGGAAGGACCAGTACGTGTCTCACATCGCTCACGTGCACATTCTCGACGATGGCCGGACTGTCGGTGCCGCGTGGGATGCTGGAGCGCGATGGCCACCAGAAAGACTTCCACCGACGACCTCCTCGCCCCCGTCACGCTCGCCGTGGGCCAGGAGGACCTGCTGCTCGACCGCGCGGTCCGGGAGGTGGTGGCGGCGGCCCGGGCCGCCGACGCCGACACGGACGTCCGTGACCTCGCCCCCGAACAGCTCCAGCCCGGCACGCTGGCCGAGCTGACCAGCCCCTCGCTCTTCGCCGAGCGGAAGGTCCTGGTCGTGCGCAACGCCCACGACCTGTCGGCGGACACGAGCAAGGACATCAAGGCGTATCTCGACTCGCCCGTCGAGGAGATCACGCTCGTGCTGCTGCACGCCGGCGGCGCCAAGGGCAAGGGACTCCTCGACGCGGCCCGCAAGGCGGGCGCCCGGGAGGTGGCCTGCCCGAAGACGACGAAGCCGGCCGAGCGGCTGACGTTCGTACGGCAGGAGTTCCGCTCGCTGGGGCGCTCGGCCACGCCCGAGGCGTGCCAGGCGCTGGTCGACTCCGTCGGCAGCGATCTGCGGGAGCTGGCCTCCGCGGTGGCGCAGCTCACCGCGGACGTCGACGGCACGATCGACGAGGCGGTGGTCGGGCGCTACTACACCGGCCGCGCCGAGGCCTCGTCCTTCACGGTCGCCGACCGCGCCGTCGAGGGGCGGGCGGCGGAGGCCCTGGAGGCCCTGCGCTGGTCGCTCTCCACGGGTGTCGCGCCCGTCCTGATCACCAGTGCGCTGGCCCAGGGCGTCCGGGCGATCGGCAAGCTCTCCTCGGCCCGAGGCGGCCGCCCGGCCGATCTCGCGCGCGAGCTGGGCATGCCGCCGTGGAAGATCGACCGCGTCCGCCAGCAGATGCGCGGCTGGACCCCCGACGGCGTCGCCCTCGCCCTGCGCGCGGTCGCGGAGGCGGACGCGGGGGTGAAGGGCGGCGGCGACGATCCGGAGTACGCCCTGGAGAAGGCCGTGGTGACCGTCGCCCGCGCCGCCCGCCTGCGACGCCCCTGACCCCCCGGGGCCGGACACCGCCCCGTATCAGGGCGGCTTCGCCCCGCCCCGGCGTGCGCCGTCCCCCATCCTCCGCACACACGCACACACCGAAGGCCCCGCCGCCTCCTGGGGAAGGAGGGCGGCGGGGCCTTCGGCGTTCAAGCTGGTGGTCTCGTACACGCGTGGCGAACGCGTCTCGCGTACGAGGCCGGGGTGGCCGACCGGGAGCGGATGAGAGGGCCCGCTGGGTCCCGTGCGGCCGGGTGAAGCCGTGAGATCAGAGCTCAGCCCTGAAGGGAGGCAACCTTGGTGGCCAGCGCCGACTTCTTGTTGGCGGCGGCGTTCTTGTGGATGACACCCTTCGAGACAGCCTTGTCGAGCTGACGCGAAGCGGCACGAGCGGCCACAGTGGCCTTCTCGAGGTCGCCGGCGGCGACAGCCTCGCGGGCCTTGCGGATCGCGGTCTTGAGCGACGACTTGACGGCCTTGTTGCGCAGGCGCGCCTTCTCGTTGGTCTTGTTCCGCTTGATCTGGGACTTGATGTTCGCCACGAAAGAGCCTTTACAGGTTCGATGTTTCTTCAGGATGTGCCACTCCCCCGTAGCCCTCCGGGCACGGGAGGCACCCCCAGGAGAGGGCACACGAGACACAGCTGTCCACGGTATCAGCCGCTCTCCACGCCGCCCAAACCGAGCACCGGCCCGCAGTCATGGGACCATGGAGCCTACGTATCCGTTCTGAACATCGCCCGAGACGAGAACCCTGCGTGCCCGCGACTCCTACCAACGTGCCCGAGCCGAGCCGAACCGACCCGGCTCTGATCCGCAATTTCTGCATCATCGCGCACATCGACCACGGCAAGTCCACGCTCGCCGACCGGATGCTCCAGCTGACCGGTGTGGTCGACCAGCGGCAGATGCGCGCCCAGTATCTCGACCGGATGGACATCGAGCGTGAGCGCGGCATCACGATCAAGTCCCAGGCGGTCCGTCTCCCCTGGGCCCCCAGCGCGGGGCCGGACCAGGGCACGACGCACATCCTGAACATGATCGACACCCCCGGGCACGTCGACTTCACCTACGAGGTCTCGCGCTCGCTCGCCGCCTGCGAGGGCACGATCCTCCTCGTGGACGCCGCGCAGGGCATCGAGGCGCAGACCCTGGCCAACCTCTACCTGGCGATGGAGAACGACCTCACCATCGTCCCGGTCCTCAACAAGATCGACCTCCCGGCCGCCCAGCCGGAGAAGTTCGCCGAGGAGCTGGCCAACCTCATCGGCTGCCAGCCGGAGGACGTCCTCAAGGTCTCCGCCAAGACGGGCATGGGCGTCGAGGCGCTGCTCGACCGCGTCGTCCGGGACATCCCCGCGCCGGTGGGCGTCGCCGACGCCCCCGCCCGCGCGATGATCTTCGACTCCGTGTACGACTCCTACCGGGGCGTCGTCACCTACGTCCGTGTCGTCGACGGCCAGCTCAACAAGCGCGAGCGCATCAAGATGATGTCGACCGGCGCCACCCACGAGCTCCTGGAGATCGGCACCAACTCGCCCGAGATGCTCCCGGCCGACGGCCTCGGCGTCGGCGAGGTGGGCTACCTGATCACCGGTGTGAAGGACGTCCGCCAGTCCAAGGTCGGTGACACGATCACCTCCCAGAGCAAGGGCGCCCAGGAGGCGCTCGGCGGTTACAAGGACCCGAAGCCGATGGTCTTCTCCGGTCTGTATCCGCTGGACGGCTCGGACTACCCCGAGCTGCGCGACGCGCTCGACAAGCTCCAGCTCAACGACGCCGCGCTGGTCTACGAGCCGGAGACCTCCGCCGCCCTCGGCTTCGGCTTCCGCGTCGGCTTCCTCGGCCTGCTCCACCTGGACGTGATCCGCGAGCGCCTGGAGCGCGAGTTCGGCCTCGACCTGATCGCGACCGCGCCGAACGTGGTCTACCGCGTGGTCATGGAGGACGGCACGGAGCACACCGTCACCAACCCGAGCGAGTTCCCCGAGGGCAAGATCAGCGAGGTGTACGAGCCCGTCGTACGCGCCACGATCCTCGCCCCGACCGAGTTCATCGGCTCGATCATGGAGCTGTGCCAGAACCGGCGCGGCACCCTCCTCGGCATGGACTACCTCTCCGAGGACCGCGTCGAGATCCGCTACACCCTCCCGCTGGCCGAGATCGTCTTCGACTTCTTCGACCAGCTGAAGTCCAAGACCCGCGGCTACGCCTCGCTCGACTACGAGCCCACCGGCGAGCAGGCCTCCAGCCTGGTCAAGGTCGACATCCTGCTGCACGGCGACAAGGTGGACGCCTTCTCGGCGATCACCCACAAGGACGCCGCGTACGCCTACGGTGTGCGGCTCGTCGCCAAGCTGCGCGAGCTCATCCCCCGGCAGGCCTTCGAGGTGCCGATCCAGGCCGCGATCGGCTCCCGGGTCATCGCCCGCGAGACCATCCGCGCCATCCGCAAGGACGTCCTCGCCAAGTGCTACGGCGGTGACATCTCCCGTAAGCGGAAGCTGCTGGAGAAGCAGAAGGAAGGCAAGAAGCGGATGAAGATGGTCGGCTCCGTGGAGGTCCCGCAGGAGGCCTTCATCGCCGTCCTCTCCAGCGACGACGCGGCGGGCGGCAAGGCCAAGAAGTAGACCGCGCGGTAGCTGCCGTGTACACCGAACGGGTCTGTGCGCCATGTGCGCACAGACCCGTTCGTTATATGCAAGCTCTTACGCGCCAGTCTCAGGAGCTCTACTCTGAAGCCGCTCGAAGGTTACTCGCCAGTTAGATGCGTCACGTGGTCACGCAACGCCCCACGCCACGCGCATTGCCCGATCACACCGCCTGACCGCACCGCCGCCGCCCGGAGGACGTCGTGAGCGACACACAGACCCTGATCGAGAACCGGCCGCCGTCCGTCGCGGCCCTCTTCCTTGAGCGCGTCGAGCGGACCCCGGACGCGGAGGCCTACCGCTACCCGGTCCCCTCCGCCTCCGGCCAGGGCCCCGACGAGTGGAAGTCGCTCAGCTGGGCGCAGGCCGCCGAGCGGGTCTACGGCATCGCCGCCGGTCTCATCGACCTCGGCGTCGCGCCGGAGGAGCGGGTCGCCCTCGCCTCCTCCACCCGCGTCGAGTGGATCCTCGCCGACCTCGGCGTCATGTGCGCCGGCGCCGCGGTCACCACGGTCTACCCGCAGACCAACGCCGAGGAGTCGGCCTTCATCCTCTCCGACTCCGACTCGCGCGTCCTCATCGCCGAGAACGCCGACCAGCTCGCCAAGGCCGTCGAGCGCCGCGCCGACCTGCCCCAGCTCCACCACGTCGTCGTCATCGACCCCGAGGGCGCCGACACCTCCGAGGAGTGGGTGCTCACCCTCGCCGAGCTCGAGGCACGCGGCCAGGCGTACCTGGAGAAGCACCCCGAGGTCGTCAAGGAGCGGGTCGGGGCGATCACCAAGGACCAGCTCGCCACCCTGATCTACACCTCCGGCACCACCGGCCGCCCCAAGGGCGTCCGCCTGCCGCACGACAACTGGTCGTACATGGCCAAGGCCATCGCCGCCACCGGCCTGGTCACCCAGGACGACGTGCAGTACCTGTGGCTGCCGCTCGCCCACGTCTTCGGCAAGGTGCTCACCTCCGGCCAGATCGAGGTCGGTCACGTCACCGCCGTCGACGGCCGCATCGACAAGATCATCGTCAATCTGCCGGTCGTGCAGCCCACCTACATGGCCGCCGTCCCCCGGATCTTCGAGAAGGTCTACAACGGCGTCGCCGCCAAGGCCCGCGAAGGCGGCCCGGCCAAGTACAAGATCTTCCAGTGGGCGGCCGGCGTCGCCCGCGAGTACGCCAAGGTCACCCAGGACAACTTCCGCCGCACCGGCACCGCCTCGGCCCCCTTCGGCCTCACCGTCAAGCACAAGGTCGCCGACGCCCTCGTCTACAAGAAGCTCCGCGAGGCGTTCGGCGGCCGGCTGCGCGCCGCCGTCTCCGGCTCGGTCGCCCTGGCCCCGGACATCGGCTACTTCTTCTCTGGCGCCGGCATCCACATCCTGGAGGGCTACGGCCTCACCGAGTCCTCCGCGGCCTCCTTCGTGAACCCCGGCGAGGCCTACCGCACCGGCACCGTCGGCAAGCCGCTGCCCGGCACCGAGGTCCGCATCGCCGACGACGGCGAGATCCTGCTGCGCGGGCCCGGCATCATGGAGGGCTACCACGGCCTGCCGGAGAAGACCGCCGAGGTCCTGGAGGCGGACGGCTGGTTCCACACCGGCGACATCGGCGAACTGTCCGCCGACGGCTACCTGCGGATCACCGACCGCAAGAAGGACCTGTTCAAGACCTCGGGCGGCAAGTACATCGCCCCGACCGAGATCGAGGGCCAGTTCAAGGCCGTCTGTCCCTTCGTCTCCAACATCGTGGTGCTCGGCGCGGACCGGAACTACTGCACCGCGCTCATCGCCCTCGACGAGCCCTCCATCCTCGGCTGGGCCGCCGAGCACGGGCTCGGCGGCAAGTCCTACGCGGAGGTCGTCGCCTCCCCGCAGGCCGAGAAGCTCATCGAGGGCTACGTCGCCCGCCTCAACGAGGGCCTGCAGCGCTGGCAGACGATCAAGAAGTTCCGGCTGCTGCCGCGCGACCTCGACATCGAGCACGGCGAGCTCACGCCGAGCCTGAAGATGAAGCGGCCGGTCGTGGAGCGGACCTACCAGCACCTGATCGACGAGATGTACGAGGGCGCCCGCGAGGCCTGATCCGGCAGCCCGTCCGGGGTTTTCCACAGGCTCGGCGGTCACGTCGGGCGGTACGGGACAATGGGCTCATGCCTTCCGTACTGCCCGATGGTGAGCCCATGCCCGACGACGGGGCGCTGCCCGCGCACGCCCTGCAGGGGGCCGGGGAGCGTCCGCTCGGGTTCTATCTGCACGTGCCGTACTGCGCCACCCGGTGCGGCTACTGCGACTTCAACACCTACACCGCGAGCGAGCTGCGCGGCGCCGGCGGCGTGCTCGCCTCCCGGGAGAACTACGCCGGGCAGGTGGCCGAGGAGATACGGCTCGCCCGCAAGGTCCTCGGCGACGACCCGCGCCCGGTGCGGACCGTCTTCGTCGGCGGCGGCACCCCCACGCTGCTGGACGCGGCCGACCTCGTGTCGATGCTGGCGTCCGTCCGCGACGAGTTCGGGCTCGCCGACGACGCCGAGGTGACGACCGAGGCCAACCCGGAGTCCGTGAGCCCGGCCTATCTGGAGGAGCTGCGGGCGGGCGGCTTCAACCGGATCTCCTTCGGCATGCAGAGCGCCCGTCAGCACGTCCTGAAGATCCTCGACCGCAGCCACACCCCCGGCCGCCCCGAGGCATGCGTCGCGGAGGCGCGTGCGGCCGGCTTCGATCACGTCAACCTCGACCTCATCTACGGCACGCCCGGCGAGTCCGACGACGACTGGCGGGCCTCCCTCGACGCGGCGATCGGCGCCGGGCCCGACCACGTCAGCGCCTACGCGCTCATCGTGGAGGAGGGCACCCAGCTGGCCCGGCGCATCCGGCGCGGCGAGATACCGATGACCGACGACGACGTGCACGCCGACCGGTACCTGATGACCGAGGAGGCGCTCTCCGGGGCCGGGTTCGAGTGGTACGAGGTGTCCAACTGGGCCACCTCCGAGGCCGGCCGCTGCCTCCACAACGAGCTCTACTGGCGCGGCGCCGACTGGTGGGGCGCCGGACCGGGCGCGCACAGCCACGTGGGCGGCGTGCGGTGGTGGAACGTCAAGCACCCCGGCGCCTACGCGGCGGCCCTGGGCGAAGGACGGTCCCCCGGCGCCGGGCGCGAGGTGCTGTCGGAGGAGGACCGGCGGGTCGAGCGGATCCTGCTGGAGCTCCGGCTCCGGGAGGGCTGCCCCCTGGACCTGCTCCACCCGGCGGGCCTGGCCGCGGCCCGGCGTGCCCTCTCGGACGGCCTGCTGGACCCGGAACCGTACGCGCGGGGCCGCGCGGTCCTGACCCTGCGGGGGCGGCTGCTGGCGGACGCGGTGGTGCGGGACCTGGTGGACTAGGGCGAGGCCCGGCCGCCGGCGCGCGGAGAGCGGAGAACAGCCGTCGAAGGGTTCGACGGACGGCTCGCCGTCATGGCACGGTCACATGGTCGATCAAGTGCTCGACCGCGCCCAGCAGCTCCGGTTCCAGGTCCTTGTAGGAGCGGACGCGGGACAGGATGTGCTGCCAGGCCGCGCCGGTGTTCTCCGGCCAGCCGAGGGCGCGGCAGACGCCCGTCTTCCAGTCCTGGCCGCGGGGGACCGTCGGCCAGGCGGGGATGCCCAGGGCGGCGGGCTTCACGGCCTGCCAGACGTCGACGTAGGGGTGGCCGACGACGAGGACGTCGGGGGAGGAGACCTGGGCGGCGATGCGGGACTCCTTGGAGCCCGGCACCAGGTGGTCGACCAGGACGCCGAGACGGGCGTCCGGGGCGGGGGCGAACTCGGCGACGATGGCCGGAAGGTCGTCGACGCCCTCCAGGTACTCCACCACCACGCCCTCGATCCGCAGGTCGTCGCCCCACACCCGCTCCACCAGTTCCGCGTCGTGGCGGCCCTCGACGTAGATCCGGCCCGCACGGGCGACCCGCGCCCGGGCGCCGGGGACGGCGATCGAGCCGGAGGCGGTGCGGGCGGGCCGCTCGGGCGCCGGGCGCGAGGGGCGGACCAGGGTGACGACCCGGCCCTCCAGGAGGAAGCCGCGCGGCTCCATCGGGAAGACCCGGTGCTTGCCGAAGCGGTCCTCCAGGGTCACCGTGCCCGCCTCACAGCGGATCACCGCCCCGCAGAAGCCCGTCGTGACCTCCTCGACCACGAGGTCACGGTCCGCCGGGACCTCCGGCACGGGCGCCGAGCGCTTCCAGGGAGGTGTCAGATCCGGGTTGTAGCTGCGCATTCGGGGGACGTTATGCGACGGAGAAGCGCCGTGCCAGTTCATCGCGCTGGCGTCGCACGAACGCCGCGTCGACCACCGCCCCGTGGCCCGGCACGTACAGGGCGTCCTCGCCGCCCAGGGACAGCAGACGGTCCAGGGCGTCCGGCCAGCGGGAGGGGACGGCGTCGGGGCCGGCCTGAGGTTCGCCGGACTCCTCGACCAGGTCGCCGCAGAAGACGATCTCCCGCTCACCCGGGACGAGCAGCACCAGGTCGTGGCCCGAGTGACCGGGGCCGACGTTGGCGAGGAGGACCTGCCGGCCGCCCAGGTCGAGGGTCCACTCGCCGGAGACGGTGTGGCGCGGGGCGACCAGGGCCTCGGCGGCCTCCGCCGCCTCCCGCGCGTCCACCCCCTGCCGTACCGCGTCCTTGCGCAGCTCCTCGCGCTCGCGCGGCAGCAGCGTGTCCATGCCCACCGCCCCGAAGACCTCGGCGCCGGCGAAGACCGCCGTGCCGAGCACGTGGTCGAAGTGCGGATGGCTCAGTGCGACATGTGTCACCTCGCGGCCGCCCGTGAGCTCCGCCACCTGGGCGCCCAGCTCGGCGCCCTGCGCGAGGGTGGCTCCCGTGTCGTACAGCAGGACCGCCTCGGGGGCCACGACCAGGCCGACGGTGGCGTCCCAACCAGGCAATCGGCGCCTGCCCACGCTGTCCGTGAGCCGCTCCCAGCCCAGCTCCGCCCACCGTCCCGTACGACCGTTCCCGCCGTCCACGTCCATGCCGCGACCCTAGCGGCTGTGCCGACGCCGACGCCGCCTCCTTGCCAGGAGCGATGTCCGCCGCCGTACACTGGCCGGGGATTCCTGGCACTCGGGCAGGGCGAGTGCCAAAAGCGGAGCAACCGGAACCGGATCGACAGCTGGAGGTGCGCGCGATGCTCAGCGAACGCAGACTCGAGGTGCTGCGCGCCATCGTCCAGGACTACGTCGGGACGGAGGAGCCGGTCGGCTCCAAGGCGCTGACCGAGCGCCACAAGCTCGGCGTCTCGCCGGCCACCGTGCGCAACGACATGGCGGTCCTGGAGGAGGAGGGGTACATCGCCCAGCCCCACACCAGCGCCGGGCGCATCCCCACCGACAAGGGCTACCGCCTCTTCGTCGACCGGCTGGCCGGTGTCAAGCCGCTGTCGACCCCCGAGCGGCGGGCGATCCACAACTTCCTCGACGGGGCCGTCGACCTCGACGACGTCGTGGGCCGCACGGTCCGGCTGCTCGCGCAGCTGACCCGTCAGGTCGCCGTCGTGCAGTACCCCTCGCTGACCCGTTCGACGGTGCGGCACGTGGAACTGCTGTCGCTGGCGCCCGCGCGGCTGATGCTGGTGCTGATCACCGACACCGGCCGCGTCGAGCAGCGGGTGATCGACTGCCCGGCGCCCTTCGGCGAGACCTCCCTCGCCGACCTGCGGGCCCGGCTCAACAGCCGGGTCGTCGGCCGCCGCTTCGCGGACGTGCCGCAGCTGGTGCAGGACCTGCCGGAGTCCTTCGAGGACAGCGAGGACCGCGGCACGGTCTCGACGGTGCTCGCGACCCTCCTGGAGACCCTCGTGGAGGAGCACGAGGAGCGGCTCATGATCGGCGGAACCGCCAATCTGACCCGCTTCGGGCACGACTTCCCCCTGACGATCAGGCCCGTCCTGGAAGCCCTTGAGGAGCAGGTCGTGCTCCTCAAGCTGCTCGGCGAGGCCAAGGAATCGGGCATGACCGTACGGATCGGGCACGAGAACGCCCACGAGGGCCTGACGTCCACGTCCGTCGTCTCGGTCGGCTACGGTTCCGGCGGCGAGGCAGTCGCCAAACTCGGCGTGGTCGGACCGACCCGCATGGACTACCCCGGAACGATGGGAGCGGTACGCGCAGTGGCACGTTACGTCGGACAGATCCTGGCGGAGTCGTAAGTGGCCACGGACTATTACGCCGTCCTCGGCGTGCGTCGCGACGCCTCGCAGGACGAGATCAAGAAGGCCTTCCGCCGACTCGCCCGCGAGCTTCACCCGGACGTGAATCCGGACCCGAAGACGCAGGAGCGGTTCAAGGAGATCAACGCCGCGTACGAGGTCCTGTCGGACCCGCAGAAGAAGCAGGTCTACGACCTCGGCGGCGACCCCCTGTCCTCCTCCGGGGGCGGCGGGGCCGGCGGCTTCGGCGCGGGCGGCTTCGGGAACTTCTCGGACATCATGGACGCCTTCTTCGGTACGGCGTCCCAGCGCGGCCCGCGCTCGCGCACCCGGCGCGGCCAGGACGCGATGATCCGGCTGGAGATCACGCTCGACGAGGCGGCCTTCGGCACCACGAAGGACATCCAGGTCGACACGGCCGTCGTCTGCACCACCTGCTCCGGCGAGGGCGCCGCGCCCGGCACCTCCGCGCAGACCTGTGACATGTGCCGCGGCCGCGGTGAGGTCTCCCAGGTCACCCGGTCCTTCCTGGGTCAGGTCATGACCTCCCGGCCCTGCCCCCAGTGCCAGGGCTTCGGCACCGTCGTCCCGACCCCGTGCCCGGAGTGCGCGGGTGACGGCCGGGTCCGTTCCCGCCGCACGCTCACGGTCAAGATCCCGGCCGGTGTCGACAACGGCACGCGGATCCAGCTCGCCGGTGAGGGCGAGGTCGGCCCCGGCGGCGGCCCGGCCGGTGACCTGTACGTCGAGATCCACGAGGTCCCGCACGAGGTCTTCCAGCGGCGCGGCGACGACCTGCACTGCACGGTGACCATCCCGATGACGGCGGCCTCGCTCGGTACGAAGGTGCAGCTGCAGACCCTCGACGGTCTGGAGGACGTGGACATCCGTCCGGGCACCCAGTCCGGCCAGTCGATCCCCCTGCACGGCCGCGGCGTCACCCACCTGCGGGGCAACGGCCGGGGCGACCTGATCGTCCACGTCGAGGTCCAGACCCCGACGAAGCTCGACGCGGAGCAGGAGCGCCTGCTGCGCGAGCTGGCCAAGCTGCGCGGCGAGGAGCGCCCGCTGGGACAGTTCCAGCCGGGCCAGCAGGGCCTGTTCTCGCGCCTGAAGGACGCGTTCAACGGGCGCTAGGCGCTCTGCCGGGGGTGCCGCGAAGGTGTCCTGGGCCGCAGGCATATGCGACGGGGTCCCGCACGTGTGCGGGGCCCCGTCGGCGTTCGGCGGGCCGGACGGGCATGACACGATTGCCCGCAT
It encodes:
- the hrcA gene encoding heat-inducible transcriptional repressor HrcA, translating into MLSERRLEVLRAIVQDYVGTEEPVGSKALTERHKLGVSPATVRNDMAVLEEEGYIAQPHTSAGRIPTDKGYRLFVDRLAGVKPLSTPERRAIHNFLDGAVDLDDVVGRTVRLLAQLTRQVAVVQYPSLTRSTVRHVELLSLAPARLMLVLITDTGRVEQRVIDCPAPFGETSLADLRARLNSRVVGRRFADVPQLVQDLPESFEDSEDRGTVSTVLATLLETLVEEHEERLMIGGTANLTRFGHDFPLTIRPVLEALEEQVVLLKLLGEAKESGMTVRIGHENAHEGLTSTSVVSVGYGSGGEAVAKLGVVGPTRMDYPGTMGAVRAVARYVGQILAES
- the dnaJ gene encoding molecular chaperone DnaJ, giving the protein MATDYYAVLGVRRDASQDEIKKAFRRLARELHPDVNPDPKTQERFKEINAAYEVLSDPQKKQVYDLGGDPLSSSGGGGAGGFGAGGFGNFSDIMDAFFGTASQRGPRSRTRRGQDAMIRLEITLDEAAFGTTKDIQVDTAVVCTTCSGEGAAPGTSAQTCDMCRGRGEVSQVTRSFLGQVMTSRPCPQCQGFGTVVPTPCPECAGDGRVRSRRTLTVKIPAGVDNGTRIQLAGEGEVGPGGGPAGDLYVEIHEVPHEVFQRRGDDLHCTVTIPMTAASLGTKVQLQTLDGLEDVDIRPGTQSGQSIPLHGRGVTHLRGNGRGDLIVHVEVQTPTKLDAEQERLLRELAKLRGEERPLGQFQPGQQGLFSRLKDAFNGR